Part of the Sphingopyxis sp. 113P3 genome, TGGCTGTTGACGATGATGACCTCGGCGGCCTCGGGCTTGCCGATGCCCTCGTCCCGGCGCAGACGCAGCATGTGCTTGGCGTGGCCGTGGCGGCCGCCGTCGCGCGGCACCGACTGAACGGCGAAGAACGGGAACCATCCTTCCCGGCGCAGCCCCTCGACGATGTCGATGGTCGGCACATAGACGTAGCGGTCCGAACGGCTGTCGTGCGCCTCGCGGGCGAAGATCGACGGGACGTGCCGATAGAGCGCCTCATTGTCGAGCGGCTCCCGCCCGCTGATCTGATGGGCATTACGGCCGAACCGGGTGGCAAGCTGATAGTGCATTCTGACCTCCTTGGGCTTGGGTTTCCGCGCAGCGGAGCGCCGCGCTGAAACCCTGCCCGTCGGCGAGACCGGGGGTGCAACCGGAGTGGGCGGCTTCGCGGGGAACCGGCTGCACGGAACGCGCTCGCGCGTGGAGGAAGCCGGGCGGAAGCCGCTCCGAAGGGCGCTGGGGGCAGCGCCCCAAGCACTGCGCCGGCCACGGCGCCAGCAAACAGCTCTTGCCATTTGTTCTTGTTTTGATCCAAACCGGCCGCAAGGAGTCGGTATGAGCATTACGATCACAGGACAGCCCGGCCAGCGCATCGCGGTCGCTGGCGACATCACCAAGACGCTGCGAGTTCCATATGACGGGGCGGAGGGGCGCTTCCTTCTGGCGGCGAGTGATGGTTCGCTGATCGAAGGCCGCCTCGAAGCCGAGGAAGAGCGCTTCGATTTCCGGGTCGTGGTGGACGGAGCGGGCATCTCGCGGATCGGTCCAGGCGAGCTGACGCTGGATTGGGCGGTCGAATGGGTGACGATCGCACCCTATGAAGCCAGCGCTCTGCCGGAGCGCGGCCCGATGCCACTGCCGCTGTTCGATTCGCGGTCCGGCTAGTTGGCCCATTAACGCGAGACGCCCCCCCGCTCCGGTGGAGCGGGGGGCGCCGCCTCGGATCAGCGTGACCAGATGAGCGCGTATTCGCCGGCGTTGTCGGTCTCGGACAGCGTGGCATAGACGGGAGCCGGAAAACTCGGATCGTCCAGCTTGACCGAGATGTAGTCGCGGCCTTCGCGGCTGGTCTTCTTCCAAGCCGCGCCGATGTCCATCGATCCGGCGCTGATACGGAAGTCCGGGGACTTTTCGCCGTCCTTCTCGACCGGGCGGAGGGCGGCCTTGGTGCTAAGAGTGAGCGTCTTGATGACGCCGGTGAACTCGCCCTTGCTGTTGGCGGTGAAGGTGCCGATGGTAGCCATGTCGTATTCTCCATTTGCTTGGGCCACGCCCATCGCGGCCTCGATGGCGATCGACGGATCGGTGGCGAGCGGCGGCGCACCGTTCACGGCCGGAACGAAGTGCAGGACGGCGCCACGCGGCTTTTTTGAATCGCGATGCAAAGCCGAAGGCGGCGGAAAAAAGCCGAGCGGCGCCGTTGCGCCAAGACGATCGAGGCGAAGACGTCCTCCGATCAGATCAGGCCATTACGAGGCTGTGCGGTGCGATCGGCGAATGTCGGGGCGGGACATGGCATTTACGGCGCCATAGTAACGCCGATCGAGAGCATCAGCGTGCGTTAGCCGATCCCGCGCCTAGCCGGGTGATCATCACTGCCGGGGACGTGAAGCAAAGGCGAGCGTTCGCCTTGTGAAATCGGCCAGCTCACGATCATTGATCGCCTCGGTTTGGTAGGCCGGGTTCTCATCATGGTGATAGCGGTTGCCGAAATCGAGAAGCGCCCGCAGCTCAGCGGTATCGTTCGGCCCCAAGATCTCCTCCGCCGTTCCGAGCCGTTGGCGACAAATGTCTGCGAACTGGCCGAGCTTACCACCGGGCCTGAACTGCGCGGGAAAGGCAACGCGGACAAAGGTTTCGAGCATCGGGCGAAGCGACTCTGCAATCTTACGCTCGACGGCCGGGTCCGCCGCCTGGAGGTAGGCGAGCGCATCGGCGTGTCTCTTGTCGTGCAGCGTAATCATGTCGCCGGTGACATCCCAGGCCACCAGCGTCGAGCCCTGCTGCGCGCGCACGACCTGGAGCGAGGCGCGCGGGAGCGCGCCGCACTTTTCCCAGACATTCAGGATGAACGGCTTCGAGTGCGAGAGGACGATGACCTGCCCCACGGCGCCCGCGAGACGGTGAATCTCCTGCACAGTGTGCAGAGTGCGGTGCTCATCAAGGCTGCTCATAGGATCATCGATCACGACAATCTTCTGCGCGAGCGCCTGGTCGCGTTCGAGCGTGGCGAAGAAGAAGGCGAGCGCCAAGGTGTTGCGGTCGCCCGCGCTCAGCGCAGTCCGGAAGCTCGGCCCCTCGGCTGCGTTGAGCCCGACGGCGATATTGTTGATGAGCACATTGTAGCTGGCGGCCGATCCGCCACGATTGTTCACGGGTGCGACGTTGCCCAGTCGAAAGCCGGCGTTGAAGCGACGCAGGTAGTCGTTCACCGCGTCTTGGTAGGCCGGAAAGACGTTCTGACGATATTGGTTGAGCGCCTCGCGGGCCTGGTCCCGCGCGGTCTCGGTCCGTCCCTTCTCATCGCGCTCGTCAACATAGGCGGTGCAGAGCGCGGCGATCTCCGGCTGATGCCGGGCCTCGACGGCGCGAAGCCGCGTTAGATCGGCAGCCAGCGCGGCGACGTTGGCCGCCCGCGCTTCCTCCTTGACGAGCGCCAGAGCCTCGTTCGCGTGCACCAAGGTTGCGGCAACCCGATCAAGGCCAGCCCGGTGGGCCTCATAGGTCGCGACGGCGGCGCGCACGTCGTCGCCCAGCGTCAAAGACTCCAGCGGCGCGGCCTGTTTGGCTTTCAAGCGCTCCATGATGCCGTCGCGGGCGGCTTTCCAGGCGCGAGCAATTTCCGCGGTGTCGATCTGAATGGCGGGGACTTCGGTGAAAGCCTGCCAAAATTCGCGGCGCTCAATAGCTTCGCGCACCGTGCGCTCGAAGGCCGCAGGCACGTCGCCGGCATGGGTGGTCGTGAGGGTTTGGACTGCGTTGGCGATGTCGCGCTTCAAGTCGTTGTAGGCATCTCCGAAATAGGCGCGGTAGTGCCCGATTACAGGAGAGCCGGCGAGATCCTGGGCGCAGAACGGGCAGATCGCCGCGCCTG contains:
- a CDS encoding DUF736 domain-containing protein, which translates into the protein MHRDSKKPRGAVLHFVPAVNGAPPLATDPSIAIEAAMGVAQANGEYDMATIGTFTANSKGEFTGVIKTLTLSTKAALRPVEKDGEKSPDFRISAGSMDIGAAWKKTSREGRDYISVKLDDPSFPAPVYATLSETDNAGEYALIWSR
- a CDS encoding AAA family ATPase, whose protein sequence is MVQAIQLLRNIGQFDSVNAGAQIPFAKLTVVYGENGRGKTTLTAILRSLATGAAAPISDRHRLGAANPPHVVIGLAAGAPAVFQNGAWSRTEPNVAVFDDEFVAQNVCSGIEVIPGNRQNLHELIVGSQGVALNAAVQTHVDRIEQHNRDLRAKADAIPAARRGGLDADAFCALQPIPDLDRELADAEKRLAAARSSEAVAAAAIFPALSLPAFDLDALDELLHRDLPGLEEAAAERVRAHIALLARGGERWIGEGLTHADHAAAAGAAICPFCAQDLAGSPVIGHYRAYFGDAYNDLKRDIANAVQTLTTTHAGDVPAAFERTVREAIERREFWQAFTEVPAIQIDTAEIARAWKAARDGIMERLKAKQAAPLESLTLGDDVRAAVATYEAHRAGLDRVAATLVHANEALALVKEEARAANVAALAADLTRLRAVEARHQPEIAALCTAYVDERDEKGRTETARDQAREALNQYRQNVFPAYQDAVNDYLRRFNAGFRLGNVAPVNNRGGSAASYNVLINNIAVGLNAAEGPSFRTALSAGDRNTLALAFFFATLERDQALAQKIVVIDDPMSSLDEHRTLHTVQEIHRLAGAVGQVIVLSHSKPFILNVWEKCGALPRASLQVVRAQQGSTLVAWDVTGDMITLHDKRHADALAYLQAADPAVERKIAESLRPMLETFVRVAFPAQFRPGGKLGQFADICRQRLGTAEEILGPNDTAELRALLDFGNRYHHDENPAYQTEAINDRELADFTRRTLAFASRPRQ